In Streptomyces sp. NBC_00091, the following proteins share a genomic window:
- a CDS encoding DUF4129 domain-containing protein yields the protein MSTGGLITTGATALLPGAETPPLTTPRDAAREAAERELAKPAYHQDDPGLLQRALDRFWEWLGEFFDRASGATPGGGFGLLAIAVLVVLVIGALWWRLGTPRRTATGAGTLFDEGPRSAADHRAAADAHAAAGRWNEAVQERMRAIVRSLEERTLLDPRPGRTADEAAAEAALSLPGHAGDLRAAARTFDDVTYGGRTADPDTYARLRTLDLTLERAKPLLTGPTA from the coding sequence ATGAGCACGGGGGGACTCATCACCACCGGCGCCACGGCCCTGCTGCCCGGCGCCGAGACACCACCGCTGACCACCCCGCGCGACGCCGCCCGCGAGGCGGCCGAACGCGAGCTGGCCAAGCCCGCCTACCACCAGGACGACCCGGGGCTCCTCCAGCGCGCCCTGGACCGCTTCTGGGAGTGGCTGGGCGAGTTCTTCGACCGCGCCTCCGGAGCCACCCCCGGCGGCGGGTTCGGCCTCCTCGCCATCGCCGTACTGGTGGTCCTGGTCATCGGCGCCCTCTGGTGGCGGCTCGGCACCCCCCGCCGCACCGCCACCGGCGCCGGCACCCTCTTCGACGAGGGCCCGCGCAGCGCCGCCGACCACCGCGCCGCCGCCGACGCCCACGCCGCGGCGGGCCGCTGGAACGAAGCCGTCCAGGAACGCATGCGCGCCATCGTCCGCTCCCTCGAGGAACGCACCCTCCTCGACCCCCGCCCCGGCCGCACCGCCGACGAGGCCGCGGCCGAAGCCGCCCTCTCCCTCCCCGGCCACGCCGGGGACCTGCGCGCCGCCGCCCGCACCTTCGACGACGTCACCTACGGCGGCCGCACCGCCGACCCCGACACGTACGCCCGCCTGCGCACCCTCGACCTCACCCTGGAACGCGCCAAGCCGCTCCTGACGGGACCCACCGCATGA
- the mtrA gene encoding two-component system response regulator MtrA produces the protein MMSTMKGRVLVVDDDTALAEMLGIVLRGEGFEPSFVADGDKALAAFREAKPDLVLLDLMLPGRDGIEVCRLIRAESGVPIVMLTAKSDTVDVVVGLESGADDYIVKPFKPKELVARIRARLRRSEEPAPEQLAIGDLVIDVAGHSVKRDGASIALTPLEFDLLVALARKPWQVFTREVLLEQVWGYRHAADTRLVNVHVQRLRSKVEKDPERPEIVVTVRGVGYKAGPS, from the coding sequence ATGATGTCAACCATGAAGGGACGCGTCCTTGTCGTCGACGACGACACCGCACTGGCCGAGATGCTCGGCATTGTGTTGCGTGGAGAAGGTTTTGAGCCGTCGTTCGTAGCAGACGGTGACAAGGCATTGGCTGCCTTCAGGGAGGCCAAGCCGGACCTCGTGCTGCTCGACCTCATGCTGCCCGGCAGGGACGGCATAGAGGTGTGCAGGCTGATCCGGGCCGAGTCGGGCGTGCCTATTGTCATGCTCACCGCCAAGAGTGACACGGTTGACGTGGTCGTGGGCCTGGAATCCGGGGCCGACGACTACATCGTCAAGCCGTTCAAGCCGAAGGAGCTGGTGGCCCGCATCCGGGCCCGTCTGCGCCGGTCGGAGGAGCCCGCGCCCGAGCAGCTGGCCATCGGTGACCTGGTCATCGACGTGGCCGGGCACTCGGTCAAGCGCGACGGTGCCTCCATCGCCCTGACCCCGCTCGAGTTCGACCTGCTGGTCGCGCTCGCCCGCAAGCCCTGGCAGGTCTTCACCCGTGAGGTGCTGCTGGAGCAGGTCTGGGGCTACCGGCACGCGGCGGACACCCGCCTGGTCAACGTGCATGTGCAGCGCCTGCGCTCCAAGGTCGAGAAGGACCCGGAGCGCCCCGAGATCGTCGTGACGGTGCGCGGTGTCGGCTACAAGGCCGGACCGAGCTGA
- a CDS encoding DinB family protein — MGRMSDQPARWTQATVYPDMWTDPDDDPRNNENSPEGELATLHDFLTNYRITFRMKCEGLDAEQLARRSVPPSTMSLLGLVRHLAEVERDWRNWITDADPLTKLYGKRDADFDEAVADPAVVEAAYADLEREQAETDAALAEHPDLGERVGKDGIAIRELLVHRVEEYARHCGHADLLRECVDGRVGQ, encoded by the coding sequence ATGGGCCGCATGAGTGATCAACCCGCGCGATGGACCCAGGCGACCGTCTACCCCGACATGTGGACGGACCCGGACGACGACCCCCGCAACAACGAGAACAGTCCCGAGGGCGAGCTCGCGACGCTTCACGACTTCCTGACGAACTACCGCATCACCTTCCGCATGAAGTGCGAGGGCCTGGACGCGGAACAACTGGCCCGCCGCTCGGTCCCGCCGTCGACCATGTCCCTGCTCGGCCTGGTCCGGCACCTCGCCGAGGTGGAACGGGACTGGCGCAACTGGATCACCGACGCCGACCCGCTCACCAAGCTGTACGGGAAGCGCGACGCGGACTTCGACGAAGCCGTCGCCGATCCGGCCGTGGTCGAGGCCGCGTACGCCGACCTGGAGCGCGAGCAGGCCGAAACCGACGCCGCGCTGGCCGAGCACCCGGACCTGGGCGAGCGGGTGGGCAAGGACGGCATCGCGATCCGAGAACTGCTGGTCCACAGGGTCGAGGAGTACGCCCGCCACTGCGGCCACGCCGACCTCCTGCGCGAATGCGTCGACGGCAGAGTGGGCCAGTAA
- a CDS encoding DUF4350 domain-containing protein: protein MTGPTSRPPADSTPHPAPAAAVDAPPHPAPAAPDTTGTHGTDGAPTPPPHQGKDNDRSATTPGTSTALTGAQLWTRARGLLLGLGILLAAAVALAGLQAGDHHGRLDPRSADRDGSRALAQLLKERGVTTRVVTNADEAAAAAGPRTTLLVTDPDLLGEPQRRAIRSAIDLSGGRTVLIAPSGLSLPDLAPATRTKSFAHQNDLDPGCALPAATTAGRAGTGDGLRYTTDRPGATACYPSDGHPTLLVLPSTTKGGDTVLLGSERILLNQRLAEQGNASLALQLLGSRPDLVWYLPTLADMPADGPAEEKSLLDLVPAGWLWALLQLFVAAALAALWRARRLGPLVTENLPVAIRASETTEGRARLYRKASARDRAATVLRTAARERLAALVGVPPAQAHDPATLVPAVSARLPQTAAGHDAATTLFGTTPADDAALVALADHLDALEREVRTS from the coding sequence ATGACCGGCCCCACGTCCCGGCCCCCGGCCGACAGCACCCCGCACCCGGCCCCGGCGGCCGCGGTCGACGCCCCGCCGCACCCGGCCCCGGCGGCCCCGGACACGACCGGCACCCACGGAACCGATGGCGCCCCCACTCCCCCGCCCCACCAGGGCAAAGACAACGACCGGAGCGCCACCACCCCCGGAACCTCCACCGCCCTCACCGGCGCCCAGCTCTGGACCCGCGCCCGCGGCCTGCTCCTCGGCCTCGGCATCCTCCTCGCCGCCGCCGTCGCCCTGGCCGGCCTCCAGGCGGGCGACCACCACGGCCGCCTCGACCCCCGCTCCGCCGACCGCGACGGCAGCCGCGCCCTCGCCCAGCTCCTCAAGGAGCGCGGCGTCACCACCCGCGTGGTCACCAACGCCGACGAGGCCGCCGCCGCGGCCGGCCCCCGCACCACCCTGCTCGTCACCGACCCCGACCTGCTCGGCGAACCCCAGCGACGCGCCATCCGCTCCGCCATCGACCTCTCCGGCGGCCGCACCGTCCTGATCGCCCCCAGCGGCCTCAGCCTCCCCGACCTGGCCCCCGCCACCCGCACGAAGTCCTTCGCCCACCAGAACGACCTCGACCCCGGCTGCGCCCTGCCCGCAGCCACCACCGCCGGCCGCGCCGGCACCGGCGACGGCCTGCGCTACACCACCGACCGCCCCGGGGCCACCGCCTGCTACCCCAGCGACGGCCACCCCACCCTCCTCGTGCTCCCCAGCACCACCAAGGGCGGCGACACCGTCCTCCTCGGCTCCGAACGGATCCTGCTCAACCAGCGGCTCGCCGAACAGGGCAACGCCTCCCTCGCCCTCCAGCTCCTCGGCTCCCGCCCCGACCTCGTCTGGTACCTGCCCACCCTCGCGGACATGCCCGCCGACGGCCCCGCCGAGGAGAAGAGCCTCCTCGACCTCGTCCCCGCCGGCTGGCTGTGGGCCCTGCTCCAGCTGTTCGTCGCCGCCGCCCTCGCCGCCCTCTGGCGCGCCCGCCGCCTCGGCCCTCTCGTCACCGAGAACCTGCCCGTCGCCATCCGCGCCTCCGAGACCACCGAGGGCCGCGCCCGCCTCTACCGCAAGGCCTCCGCCCGCGACCGCGCCGCCACCGTGCTGCGCACCGCCGCCCGCGAACGCCTCGCCGCACTGGTCGGCGTACCGCCCGCCCAGGCCCACGACCCCGCAACCCTGGTCCCCGCCGTCTCCGCCCGCCTGCCCCAGACCGCGGCCGGACACGACGCGGCCACCACCCTCTTCGGCACCACCCCCGCCGACGACGCGGCACTCGTCGCGCTCGCCGACCACCTCGACGCCCTCGAAAGAGAGGTCCGCACCTCATGA
- a CDS encoding MoxR family ATPase: protein MTATTDSARSSLEALRTEIGKAVVGQDSAVTGLVVALLCRGHVLLEGVPGVAKTLLVRALAASLSLDTKRVQFTPDLMPSDVTGSLVYDARTAEFSFQDGPVFTNLLLADEINRTPPKTQSSLLEAMEERQVTVDGTPRKLPEPFLVAATMNPVEYEGTYPLPEAQLDRFLLKLTVPLPSREDEIGVLTRHAAGFNPRDLHAAGIRPVAGAQELEAARKAVEETTVSPEITAYVVDICRATRESPSLTLGVSPRGATALLATARAWAWLTGRDYVTPDDVKALALPTLRHRVQLRPEAEMEGVTSDSVISAILTHVPVPR, encoded by the coding sequence ATGACGGCCACCACGGACAGCGCCCGCTCCTCCCTGGAAGCGCTCCGCACCGAGATCGGAAAGGCCGTGGTCGGCCAGGACTCCGCCGTCACCGGTCTCGTCGTAGCCCTCCTGTGCCGCGGCCACGTCCTCCTCGAAGGCGTCCCCGGCGTCGCGAAGACCCTCCTCGTACGCGCCCTCGCGGCCTCCCTCTCCCTCGACACCAAGCGCGTCCAGTTCACCCCCGACCTGATGCCGAGCGACGTCACCGGCTCCCTCGTCTACGACGCCCGCACCGCCGAGTTCTCCTTCCAGGACGGCCCCGTCTTCACCAACCTCCTCCTCGCGGACGAGATCAACCGCACGCCCCCCAAGACCCAGTCCTCCCTCCTCGAAGCGATGGAGGAACGCCAGGTCACCGTCGACGGCACCCCGCGGAAGCTCCCCGAGCCCTTCCTCGTCGCCGCCACCATGAACCCGGTCGAGTACGAGGGCACCTACCCCCTGCCCGAAGCCCAGCTGGACCGCTTCCTCCTCAAGCTCACCGTTCCCCTCCCCTCCCGCGAGGACGAGATCGGCGTCCTGACCCGGCACGCCGCCGGCTTCAACCCGCGCGACCTGCACGCCGCCGGCATCCGCCCGGTCGCCGGCGCCCAGGAGCTCGAGGCCGCCCGCAAGGCCGTCGAGGAGACCACCGTCTCCCCCGAGATCACCGCCTACGTCGTCGACATCTGCCGCGCCACCCGCGAATCGCCGTCCCTCACCCTCGGCGTCTCCCCCCGCGGCGCGACCGCCCTCCTGGCCACCGCCCGCGCCTGGGCCTGGCTCACCGGCCGCGACTACGTCACCCCCGACGACGTGAAGGCCCTCGCCCTGCCCACCCTGCGCCACCGCGTGCAGCTGCGCCCGGAAGCCGAGATGGAGGGCGTCACCTCCGACTCGGTCATCTCGGCGATCCTCACCCACGTCCCCGTCCCCCGCTGA
- a CDS encoding DUF58 domain-containing protein — MALTGRAALLAALGSLPVGILEPSWTGLLAVNGPLALACALDCALAAPVRTLRLTRSGDTAVRLGESADVHLTVTNPHARKLRARVRDAWPPSSWRPGTETAASRHDLTVPAGERRRLTTRLRPTRRGDRKAALVTVRSYGPLGLWARQGNHTVPWTVRVLPPFTSRKHLPSRLARLRELDGRTSLLTRGEGTEFDSLRDYVPGDDTRSIDWRATARRPKVAVRTWRPERDRHILICLDTGRTSAGRVGDAPRLDSAMDAALLLAALATRAGDRVDLLAHDRRPRAQVQGRSAADTLPAFVNAMAGLEPELVETDSRTLVSTILRSAPRRSLVVLLTSLDAAPIEEGLLPLLPRLTQRHTVVLASVADPHIAAMAASRSSLDAVYEAAAATQTQSQRHRTAEQLTRHGVHVVDATPDTLAPSLADAYLALKAAGRL, encoded by the coding sequence ATGGCCCTCACCGGACGCGCCGCCCTGCTGGCGGCCCTCGGCAGCCTCCCCGTCGGCATCCTCGAACCGAGCTGGACGGGCCTCCTCGCGGTCAACGGCCCCCTCGCCCTGGCCTGCGCCCTCGACTGCGCCCTCGCAGCACCCGTACGGACCCTGCGGCTCACCCGCTCGGGTGACACCGCGGTCCGCCTCGGCGAGAGCGCGGACGTCCACCTCACGGTCACCAACCCCCACGCCCGCAAGCTCCGCGCCCGCGTCCGCGACGCCTGGCCCCCCAGCAGCTGGCGCCCCGGCACCGAAACGGCCGCCTCCCGCCACGACCTGACCGTCCCCGCCGGCGAACGCCGCCGCCTCACGACCCGCCTGCGCCCCACCCGGCGCGGCGACCGCAAGGCCGCGCTCGTCACCGTCCGCTCGTACGGCCCCCTCGGCCTGTGGGCCCGCCAGGGCAACCACACCGTCCCCTGGACGGTCCGGGTCCTGCCGCCCTTCACCAGCCGCAAGCACCTCCCCTCGCGCCTCGCGCGCCTGCGCGAACTCGACGGCCGTACGAGCCTGCTGACCCGCGGCGAGGGCACCGAGTTCGACAGCCTGCGCGACTACGTCCCCGGCGACGACACCCGCTCCATCGACTGGCGGGCCACCGCCCGCCGCCCCAAGGTCGCCGTCCGCACCTGGCGCCCGGAACGCGACCGGCACATCCTGATCTGCCTGGACACCGGCCGCACCTCGGCGGGCCGCGTCGGCGACGCCCCCCGCCTGGACTCCGCCATGGACGCCGCCCTGCTCCTGGCCGCCCTGGCCACCCGCGCCGGCGACCGCGTGGACCTCCTGGCCCACGACCGCCGCCCCCGCGCCCAGGTCCAGGGCCGCTCGGCCGCCGACACCCTCCCGGCCTTCGTGAACGCCATGGCCGGCCTCGAACCCGAACTGGTCGAGACGGACTCCCGCACCCTGGTCTCCACCATCCTCCGCAGCGCCCCGCGCCGGTCCCTGGTGGTCCTCCTGACGAGCCTGGACGCGGCGCCCATCGAAGAGGGCCTGCTCCCGCTACTCCCCCGCCTCACGCAGCGCCACACGGTCGTCCTGGCCTCGGTGGCCGACCCCCACATCGCGGCCATGGCCGCGTCCCGCAGCTCCCTCGACGCCGTCTACGAGGCCGCGGCCGCCACCCAGACCCAGTCCCAGCGCCACCGCACCGCAGAGCAGCTCACCCGCCACGGCGTCCACGTGGTCGACGCCACCCCCGACACCCTGGCCCCGTCCCTGGCCGACGCCTACCTCGCCCTGAAAGCCGCCGGCCGCCTCTAG